One window of Arcobacter sp. LA11 genomic DNA carries:
- the dnaJ gene encoding molecular chaperone DnaJ, protein MTEINYYELLEVTKDSDKSTIKKAYRKMAMKYHPDKNPDDHEAEEKFKAVNEAYQVLSDDEKRQIYDRYGKAGLEGHGQGGGFSGGGFDDLGSIFEEMFSGSGFGGFGGNSRRRERKSYNYNLDIAIEIEVEFNEAIFGCKKEIKYPHKSACKDCKGTGAKNGKLSTCTHCNGQGQVHMRQGFMTFAQTCPHCEGSGQAASSKCKTCTGSGYKETKEKFEVNIPEGVNNGNRIRVSNKGNTAPDGTRGDLYLQIRVKEDSHFVRHDDDIYIEVPIFFTQVALGASIKIPGLRGELNLKIPAGTKDKEQFKFHGEGVTSVQGYGKGDLIVQIKIKYPKSLNNEQTELLEKLQDSFGVESKPHESNFEGMFEKVKKWFS, encoded by the coding sequence TTGACTGAAATTAATTATTATGAATTATTAGAAGTTACTAAGGATAGTGACAAAAGTACTATAAAAAAAGCATATAGAAAAATGGCTATGAAGTATCATCCAGATAAAAATCCTGATGATCATGAAGCAGAAGAGAAATTTAAAGCAGTAAATGAAGCATATCAGGTTTTAAGTGATGATGAAAAAAGACAAATCTATGATAGATATGGTAAGGCTGGTCTAGAAGGTCATGGTCAAGGAGGAGGATTCTCTGGTGGAGGATTTGATGACTTAGGTTCTATTTTTGAAGAAATGTTCAGTGGTTCAGGATTTGGCGGTTTTGGAGGAAATTCTAGAAGACGTGAGAGAAAAAGCTATAACTATAACTTAGATATTGCTATTGAAATTGAAGTTGAATTTAATGAAGCAATTTTTGGTTGTAAAAAAGAGATTAAATATCCACATAAATCAGCTTGTAAAGACTGTAAAGGTACGGGTGCTAAAAATGGAAAACTAAGTACATGTACTCATTGTAATGGTCAAGGACAAGTACATATGAGACAAGGATTTATGACTTTTGCTCAAACTTGTCCTCATTGTGAAGGTTCAGGTCAAGCAGCAAGTAGTAAATGTAAAACTTGTACAGGTTCAGGATATAAAGAAACAAAAGAAAAATTTGAAGTAAATATTCCTGAAGGTGTTAACAACGGAAATAGAATTAGAGTTTCAAATAAAGGTAATACAGCACCAGATGGTACAAGAGGAGATTTATATTTACAAATTAGAGTAAAAGAAGATTCTCATTTTGTAAGACATGATGATGATATCTATATTGAAGTACCTATTTTCTTTACTCAAGTTGCATTAGGTGCATCTATTAAAATTCCAGGTTTAAGAGGAGAATTAAATCTTAAAATTCCAGCTGGTACAAAAGATAAAGAGCAATTTAAATTTCATGGAGAAGGTGTAACTTCTGTTCAAGGTTATGGTAAAGGTGATTTAATTGTACAAATCAAAATTAAATATCCTAAATCATTAAATAACGAACAAACTGAACTTTTAGAAAAACTTCAAGATAGTTTTGGAGTTGAAAGTAAGCCACATGAATCGAACTTTGAGGGAATGTTTGAAAAAGTAAAAAAATGGTTTTCATAA
- a CDS encoding acyl-CoA thioesterase, translated as MIYDSQRMVMYPHLNAAGILFGGQALSWIDEEAIIFAAQLLDTQRLATVKMSEVCFKNPANIGDILAIGTELIRTGKTSITVKCQIKNKTTDRIILTVEEIVIVALDYNKNPTKHILADREIKSLT; from the coding sequence TTGATTTATGATTCTCAAAGAATGGTAATGTATCCGCACTTGAATGCTGCAGGAATTCTTTTTGGTGGTCAAGCTTTGTCTTGGATTGATGAAGAAGCTATTATCTTTGCAGCACAACTTCTAGATACACAAAGATTAGCTACTGTTAAAATGAGTGAAGTATGTTTTAAAAACCCTGCAAATATTGGTGATATTTTAGCAATAGGAACAGAACTTATTAGAACAGGAAAAACTTCTATTACAGTTAAATGTCAAATAAAAAATAAAACTACAGACAGGATTATTCTCACTGTTGAAGAAATTGTTATTGTTGCCTTAGATTATAATAAAAATCCTACAAAGCATATATTAGCAGATAGAGAAATAAAAAGTTTAACTTAA
- a CDS encoding transporter substrate-binding domain-containing protein, whose protein sequence is MQNLKIIIFFLLFITLHSFASNKIEFTKEELNFIKSNPTITIGAERDWPPFDFVENDEYTGLAKDYLDLIEKKTGLKFDYSIDSWQNLLDKTKNKQIDLLPILSKNKHREEFLLYTKPYLSIRDYVFTDNNISYKSMDELKGKKIAIIKGYVQEKFIKNNYPSIEIVYVKNILESIDAVVTRKVDFIISNIAIINYFINKHSISNIKAQFHTKYEGNLLYMATRNDYPILKNIIDKALSSLTIEEKNRISMKWKNKKYDENLSIQLDLNENEKQYLKEKDALYIANELDWIPFDYYENNTPKGYTIDYIKLISQKLGLKPIFVTDKWTSLIKRLKNKEIDILPVIGYNKKREDFLLYTQSFMSQTLSIVTKKSRTDIINIDDLNNKKIGMAKGWHLTNVFKKNYPNANVIEFESLTDIFNSIENNFIDATIQNDLLASYYINKNYYGKLKASSHVSLDGFKSELYVGVRKDLNVLHPLIDKAISSITKEEQKALENKWINISKKINFTNEELNFIKNKKINVISTNNWSPFNSVENDELYGISVDFWNYIKDKANLKTSLSSNNKISVVLDSIKEKKSDILIAATKTNDREKYSIFSDGYLKSPIGIATLQDKNYIASAEELIGKKIAVGENSSAHRLLEEKYPTIKFVFVNDVIQGLEYVSENRVFAYVDIMPVLSHNIKNRGYSNLKITGQTGIDLNLKFMIRDDYPVLKSIVNKILNSMSPEDKDQIYKKWLNTNIQQEVDYSLLWKTILVFLIIIIFVLYKNKQLIDYQRNLKKTQKELENSLKNFKSLIDLNIAGVLIIENKKIKYLNDEIVNMLEYRNKSQLMNRELTNILKENSLIDIYKDDFDGNHEIEAIKVDGSTIPVLLKTKKIDFDGKSSFILSIINLTEIKNKEEIMFQQSKMASLGEMIGNIAHQWRQPLSSISTAASGIKVQKEYGLLNDELLEYNLDSITETTKFLSQTIDDFQNYIKSDKKKKKFDVKNSIEKVLTIVNASFKNNFINVNTKINSIYINGFENELNQALLNILTNSKDALKEIDEENRNIFINTFCENKFAVIQIMDTAGGIDEKIIRKVCEPYFTTKHKSQGTGLGLYMTHKIITDSMKGFIKIENSQFEDKKGAKVTLYIPIQ, encoded by the coding sequence ATGCAAAATCTAAAAATAATCATATTTTTTCTACTATTTATCACACTTCATTCTTTTGCCTCAAACAAAATTGAATTTACTAAAGAAGAATTAAACTTTATAAAAAGTAATCCTACAATTACTATTGGTGCAGAAAGAGATTGGCCTCCTTTTGATTTTGTTGAAAATGATGAATATACAGGTCTTGCAAAAGACTATTTAGATTTAATTGAAAAGAAAACTGGATTGAAATTCGATTACTCTATTGATTCTTGGCAAAACCTTTTAGATAAAACAAAAAACAAACAAATAGATTTACTTCCTATTCTTTCAAAAAATAAACATAGAGAAGAATTCCTTTTATACACAAAGCCATATTTATCTATAAGAGACTATGTATTTACAGATAATAATATCTCTTATAAATCAATGGATGAATTAAAAGGTAAAAAAATTGCAATAATAAAAGGTTATGTTCAAGAAAAGTTTATAAAGAACAATTACCCAAGTATAGAAATAGTTTATGTAAAAAACATTTTAGAATCAATTGATGCAGTTGTAACAAGAAAAGTTGATTTTATTATTTCAAATATTGCCATAATTAACTATTTTATAAATAAACACTCTATAAGTAATATAAAAGCGCAGTTTCATACAAAATATGAAGGTAATCTTTTGTATATGGCTACAAGAAATGACTATCCGATACTAAAAAATATTATTGATAAAGCTTTATCAAGTCTAACAATAGAAGAAAAAAATAGAATATCTATGAAATGGAAAAATAAAAAGTATGATGAAAACTTAAGTATTCAATTAGACTTGAATGAAAATGAGAAACAATATTTAAAAGAAAAAGATGCTCTTTATATTGCAAATGAGCTAGATTGGATACCTTTTGATTATTATGAAAATAATACACCTAAAGGTTATACTATTGATTATATCAAGCTTATATCTCAAAAACTTGGATTAAAACCAATTTTTGTCACTGATAAATGGACTTCTCTTATAAAAAGACTCAAAAATAAAGAGATAGATATTCTTCCTGTAATAGGATATAACAAAAAAAGAGAAGATTTTTTATTATATACTCAATCTTTTATGTCACAAACGTTATCAATTGTTACAAAAAAATCTCGTACTGATATTATAAATATAGATGATTTAAATAATAAAAAAATAGGTATGGCAAAAGGATGGCATCTTACTAATGTATTTAAAAAAAATTATCCAAATGCAAATGTAATTGAATTTGAATCTTTAACAGATATCTTTAATTCAATAGAAAATAACTTTATAGATGCAACAATTCAAAATGATTTATTAGCAAGTTATTATATAAATAAAAACTATTATGGAAAATTAAAAGCAAGCAGCCATGTATCACTTGATGGTTTTAAAAGTGAATTATATGTAGGAGTAAGAAAAGATTTAAATGTACTCCATCCATTAATTGACAAAGCTATAAGTTCTATAACAAAAGAAGAACAGAAAGCATTAGAAAACAAATGGATTAATATTTCTAAAAAAATTAATTTTACTAACGAAGAATTGAATTTTATAAAAAATAAAAAAATAAATGTAATATCTACAAATAATTGGTCTCCCTTTAATTCAGTAGAAAATGATGAATTATACGGAATAAGTGTAGATTTTTGGAATTATATAAAAGATAAAGCTAATTTAAAAACAAGCTTAAGCTCAAATAATAAAATTTCAGTAGTATTAGATTCGATAAAAGAAAAGAAAAGTGATATATTAATTGCAGCAACAAAAACAAATGATAGAGAAAAATATTCTATATTTAGTGACGGTTATTTAAAATCCCCAATTGGAATTGCTACATTACAAGATAAAAATTATATTGCAAGTGCAGAAGAATTAATAGGTAAAAAAATTGCTGTAGGAGAAAATTCCTCTGCACATAGATTATTAGAAGAAAAATATCCAACAATTAAATTTGTTTTTGTAAATGATGTTATCCAAGGATTAGAGTATGTAAGTGAAAATAGAGTCTTTGCGTATGTAGATATAATGCCTGTACTCTCTCATAATATAAAGAATAGAGGCTATTCTAATTTAAAAATAACAGGTCAAACAGGAATTGATTTAAATCTAAAGTTTATGATTAGAGATGATTACCCTGTTCTTAAAAGTATTGTCAATAAAATTTTAAATAGTATGTCTCCAGAAGACAAAGATCAAATATATAAAAAGTGGTTAAATACTAATATTCAACAAGAAGTTGATTATTCATTATTATGGAAAACAATTCTAGTATTTTTAATTATTATTATATTTGTTCTTTATAAAAATAAACAGTTAATTGATTATCAACGTAATTTAAAAAAGACTCAAAAAGAGTTAGAAAATTCATTAAAAAATTTTAAATCTTTGATAGATTTAAATATTGCTGGTGTATTAATTATTGAAAACAAAAAAATCAAATATTTAAATGATGAAATAGTTAATATGTTAGAATATAGAAATAAATCTCAACTTATGAATAGAGAACTTACAAATATATTAAAAGAAAATTCTTTAATAGATATATATAAAGATGATTTTGATGGAAATCATGAAATAGAGGCTATAAAAGTTGATGGCTCTACAATACCTGTTCTTCTAAAAACAAAAAAAATAGATTTTGATGGAAAGTCTTCATTTATCCTTTCAATTATCAATTTAACTGAAATTAAAAATAAAGAAGAAATTATGTTTCAACAGTCAAAAATGGCAAGCTTAGGAGAAATGATTGGAAACATTGCACATCAGTGGAGACAACCATTAAGTTCAATTTCTACTGCTGCTTCTGGAATAAAGGTACAAAAAGAGTATGGATTATTAAATGACGAATTATTAGAATATAATCTTGATTCTATAACTGAAACAACAAAATTTTTATCTCAAACTATAGATGATTTTCAAAACTATATAAAAAGTGACAAAAAGAAAAAGAAATTTGATGTTAAAAACAGTATTGAAAAAGTTTTAACTATTGTTAATGCATCATTTAAAAACAATTTTATTAATGTAAATACAAAAATAAATTCAATATATATAAATGGATTTGAAAATGAATTAAATCAAGCTCTATTAAATATATTAACAAATTCAAAAGATGCATTAAAAGAGATAGATGAAGAAAATAGAAATATATTTATTAATACTTTTTGTGAGAATAAATTTGCAGTAATTCAAATCATGGATACAGCGGGTGGAATAGATGAAAAGATTATCCGAAAAGTTTGTGAACCATATTTTACAACTAAACATAAATCACAAGGTACAGGTCTTGGATTATATATGACTCATAAGATTATTACAGATAGTATGAAAGGTTTTATTAAAATAGAAAACTCGCAATTTGAAGATAAAAAAGGTGCAAAAGTTACTTTATACATTCCTATTCAATAG
- a CDS encoding ABC transporter substrate-binding protein — MFRFNYIILLLPILLFSTSNKKCVYINSYHDGFVWSDTIAKEIKYILKDSCDVIQFNMDTKRKKDEASIKSSALQAKKLIDKTNPDVVITSDDNAAKYLIKPYYKDSSIPFVFTGVNWTADKYGFPYSNVTGMIEIIPIRALYEMAVDLSIGRKATFIGDNTITDKKDLSYFIKYSKKYGIDLSYNLVDDINEWKNSYLEAQLNSDFIILGHNSAIKNWNDKKVKDFLLKNSKKLVLATYEWMMPFSMIGLIIKAEEQGQWAANTAKGILNGYAIKNISITTNKTWNNFINLKLVDSAKIKLPRKILIKSKKYDMD, encoded by the coding sequence ATGTTTAGATTCAATTATATTATATTACTATTGCCAATATTATTATTTTCAACATCAAATAAAAAATGTGTATATATAAATTCTTACCATGATGGTTTTGTCTGGTCAGATACCATTGCAAAAGAAATAAAATATATTTTAAAAGATAGTTGTGATGTTATTCAATTTAATATGGATACAAAAAGAAAAAAAGATGAAGCTTCAATAAAGAGTAGTGCCTTACAAGCAAAAAAGCTAATAGATAAAACTAATCCAGATGTTGTAATCACTTCAGATGATAATGCTGCAAAATATTTAATAAAACCTTATTATAAAGATAGTTCAATACCTTTTGTTTTTACAGGAGTAAATTGGACTGCAGATAAATATGGCTTCCCTTATTCTAATGTAACAGGAATGATTGAGATAATACCTATAAGAGCACTGTATGAAATGGCAGTTGATTTGTCTATTGGAAGAAAAGCTACTTTTATAGGTGATAATACTATTACCGATAAAAAAGACTTGTCATATTTTATTAAATATTCTAAAAAATATGGAATTGATTTATCATATAATTTAGTAGATGATATTAATGAATGGAAAAATAGTTATTTAGAAGCACAACTAAATAGTGATTTTATTATTTTAGGACATAACTCTGCTATAAAGAATTGGAATGACAAAAAAGTAAAAGATTTTTTATTGAAAAATAGTAAAAAGTTAGTTCTTGCTACTTATGAATGGATGATGCCTTTTTCTATGATTGGATTAATAATTAAAGCAGAAGAGCAAGGTCAATGGGCAGCAAATACTGCAAAAGGTATTTTAAATGGTTATGCCATAAAAAATATTTCAATCACAACAAATAAGACTTGGAACAATTTTATTAATTTAAAGTTAGTAGATAGTGCAAAAATTAAGCTCCCTAGAAAAATATTAATAAAATCAAAAAAATATGACATGGATTAA
- a CDS encoding symporter small accessory protein: protein MVGADFGVNLAFYLTIISTLICVVYGAINWNKGSNDSGKGVKNWAKTEDKIDEGL, encoded by the coding sequence ATGGTTGGAGCAGATTTTGGGGTAAATCTTGCTTTTTATTTAACAATTATTAGTACATTAATATGTGTAGTTTATGGTGCTATTAATTGGAATAAAGGAAGTAATGATTCAGGAAAAGGTGTAAAGAATTGGGCTAAAACAGAAGATAAAATAGATGAGGGGTTATAA
- a CDS encoding EAL domain-containing protein, which produces MKTPFFSLKLKVTVFLINLLILLIIGVVQYIYQVSNLKNKFNYNIENIIEKELSNRVSTTKGVITSLSSYYQYTSNMNTSSFSSFSNDLLKNYDFMEVIAFATVVQEKERVSFEEEMKDNGLYNFYIKDYDKNQKLIKINKLKDRYAPIIYIEPASYKYTRFYGFDIYNNNIFNEAFILSSKSGKVIVKDRVIDELGNKLNLFIKATYKGEDRIENESLRYANTNGFYIININIDKLLEKVKKKFNKYHIEIVDINEYGKYLEANSSKKENIFKKLIYLKKIEGFEHSFLLITKQLTLKDFNLFVFISVLLVVILIQVLYILIWHKDKISKHKLSYKATHDDLTGLYNRNYFKKIFDNKINNKNSMDKLIALLFIDIDRFKEINDSFGHKFGDEVLIEISNRFKKIMRRNDLISRHGGDEFLILVDDIENIEHIINVIKKIMSSMNTPISFNHQNIHLRISIGISIYPNDGKTVDDLLKNADSAMYRAKEEGRNTFKFYTEDMTLKVMKKIVLENKLREAIKNDEFVVYYQPQYDGKINKLIGMEALVRWKNTEGELIPPNAFIPIAEEAGLIVDLDRLVMKKAIKQFSIWKNQGLDTGTLSLNLSMKQLKSDDFIELLNKTIIDNNCKHNSIELEVTEGGIMENPSESIEKLREISSLGIKLSVDDFGTGYSSLAYLKKLPINKLKIDRAFVKDLPFDEEDTAITKSVIVLSKSLKLDVIAEGVENQEQIDFLVKNGCYKIQGYFYGKPMNYKEFEKLLNRNV; this is translated from the coding sequence TTGAAGACTCCTTTCTTTTCTTTAAAACTAAAAGTAACTGTATTTTTAATAAACCTGTTAATATTATTGATTATTGGAGTAGTTCAATATATTTATCAAGTTTCAAATTTAAAAAATAAATTTAACTACAATATTGAAAATATCATTGAAAAAGAGTTATCTAATAGGGTTTCAACTACCAAGGGTGTTATTACTTCATTAAGTAGTTATTATCAATATACATCGAATATGAATACATCTTCTTTTTCTAGTTTCTCAAATGATTTATTAAAAAATTATGACTTTATGGAAGTTATTGCTTTTGCAACAGTTGTACAAGAGAAAGAAAGAGTCTCTTTTGAAGAAGAGATGAAAGATAATGGCTTATACAATTTCTATATAAAAGATTATGATAAAAATCAAAAACTTATAAAAATTAATAAATTAAAAGATAGATATGCTCCTATTATATATATAGAACCTGCGTCATACAAATATACTAGGTTTTATGGCTTTGATATATATAACAATAATATATTCAATGAAGCTTTTATTCTTTCATCTAAATCAGGGAAAGTAATAGTAAAAGATAGAGTAATTGATGAACTTGGTAATAAACTAAATCTTTTTATTAAAGCTACATATAAGGGTGAAGATAGAATTGAAAATGAATCTTTAAGGTATGCAAATACTAATGGTTTTTACATTATAAATATAAATATTGATAAATTATTAGAAAAAGTAAAAAAGAAGTTTAATAAATATCATATTGAAATAGTAGATATAAATGAGTATGGAAAATATCTAGAAGCTAATTCTTCTAAAAAAGAAAATATATTTAAGAAGTTGATTTATCTTAAAAAAATTGAGGGTTTTGAGCATAGTTTCCTTCTTATAACAAAGCAATTGACATTAAAAGATTTTAATTTATTTGTTTTTATTTCTGTATTATTAGTAGTAATATTAATACAAGTCTTATATATATTAATTTGGCATAAGGATAAAATATCAAAACATAAATTAAGCTATAAAGCTACTCATGATGATTTGACAGGTCTTTACAATAGAAATTATTTTAAAAAAATCTTTGACAATAAAATAAATAACAAAAATAGTATGGATAAATTAATTGCATTATTATTTATAGATATAGATAGATTTAAAGAAATAAATGATTCTTTTGGTCATAAATTTGGAGATGAAGTATTAATTGAAATTTCGAATCGTTTTAAAAAAATTATGAGAAGAAATGACTTAATTAGTAGGCATGGTGGTGATGAGTTTTTAATTTTAGTTGATGATATTGAGAATATTGAACATATAATAAATGTTATAAAAAAGATTATGTCTAGTATGAATACTCCTATATCCTTCAATCATCAGAATATTCATCTAAGAATTAGTATTGGTATTTCAATTTATCCAAATGATGGTAAAACAGTTGATGATTTATTAAAAAATGCTGATTCCGCAATGTATAGAGCTAAAGAAGAGGGGCGAAATACTTTTAAATTTTATACAGAAGATATGACTTTAAAAGTAATGAAAAAAATAGTACTTGAAAACAAACTAAGAGAAGCAATTAAAAATGATGAGTTTGTTGTATATTATCAACCTCAATATGATGGAAAAATAAATAAATTAATAGGAATGGAAGCCTTAGTTAGATGGAAAAATACAGAAGGAGAACTAATTCCTCCAAATGCGTTTATTCCAATTGCAGAGGAAGCAGGATTAATAGTTGACTTAGATAGACTTGTTATGAAAAAAGCAATAAAACAATTTTCTATTTGGAAAAATCAAGGATTAGATACAGGTACTTTATCTTTAAATTTATCTATGAAACAGCTAAAAAGTGATGATTTTATTGAATTATTAAATAAAACTATAATTGATAATAATTGTAAGCATAATTCTATTGAATTAGAAGTTACAGAAGGAGGAATCATGGAAAATCCTTCTGAATCTATTGAAAAGTTGAGAGAAATAAGTTCTTTAGGGATTAAACTTTCTGTAGATGATTTCGGAACAGGATATTCATCTTTAGCATACTTGAAAAAACTTCCAATTAATAAGCTTAAAATTGATAGAGCATTTGTAAAAGACTTGCCTTTTGATGAAGAAGATACAGCTATCACAAAATCAGTAATTGTTCTTTCAAAGAGTTTAAAACTTGATGTTATAGCAGAAGGTGTTGAAAACCAAGAGCAGATAGATTTTCTTGTTAAAAATGGATGTTATAAAATTCAAGGTTACTTTTATGGAAAACCTATGAACTATAAAGAGTTTGAAAAACTATTGAATAGGAATGTATAA
- a CDS encoding sodium:solute symporter, with product MGAFENIIIILYLSLIGYLGFLGYKQTKNTTDYLIAGRDTHPFIMALSYGATFISTAAIVGFGGVAAWLGNSLLWLTFFNIIIGIFVAFVFFGNPTRKMGYRLNAHTFPEFLGKRYDSKFIQMFGGIIILLFMPLYATAVLIGGTHFIALYFQVDYHGALLVFSLIITAYVIAGGLKGVMLTDALQGSIMFIAMIILLFVTFDSLGGIDQAFGKLENVWNQTVGSLANTSIKELKPGGPDFMMKLSTMWGFSGWNSMPSFFSPGWLFVITTITLGVGIGVLAQPQLIVRFMTVSSKQELNRAVLIGGIFIVSMTGIVFIVGSLTNAWYFEFNEGKNALQSAGSIGKVIPHFINTAMPKWFAFIFLFALISAAMSTLSSQFHTMGTAVGRDLIQQIKPKSNSVIVTRLGIIIMISFSVALAYAFDKQPAIIARSTAIFFALCASIFLPSYIAGLFWKRMTRTGAIASMLVGLLSSSFWLVFVHFKEAKALGIAKALTGSHSVLSGKIIFVDALIIALPLSIITAIIVSLMTKPMEEKHLNKCFND from the coding sequence ATGGGAGCTTTTGAAAATATAATCATCATTTTGTACTTATCATTAATAGGTTACTTGGGTTTTTTAGGTTACAAACAAACTAAGAATACTACTGATTATTTAATTGCAGGACGAGATACTCATCCTTTTATTATGGCATTATCATATGGGGCAACATTTATTTCAACTGCTGCAATTGTAGGTTTTGGGGGAGTAGCAGCATGGTTAGGTAACTCTTTATTATGGTTAACATTTTTTAACATAATAATTGGTATTTTTGTTGCATTTGTTTTTTTTGGTAATCCAACTAGAAAAATGGGTTATCGCCTAAATGCACATACTTTTCCTGAGTTTTTAGGTAAAAGATATGATTCAAAATTTATTCAAATGTTCGGGGGAATAATTATACTATTATTCATGCCATTATATGCAACAGCAGTATTAATTGGCGGTACTCATTTTATTGCATTATATTTTCAAGTTGATTATCATGGTGCACTATTAGTATTTTCTTTAATAATCACTGCATATGTAATAGCAGGTGGGTTAAAAGGTGTGATGTTGACAGATGCACTTCAAGGTTCAATCATGTTTATTGCAATGATTATACTTTTATTTGTAACTTTTGATTCTTTAGGTGGAATAGATCAAGCTTTTGGAAAACTAGAGAATGTTTGGAATCAAACTGTTGGGTCTTTAGCAAATACTTCTATAAAAGAATTAAAACCTGGTGGTCCAGATTTTATGATGAAACTTTCAACTATGTGGGGTTTTTCTGGTTGGAATTCAATGCCATCATTTTTTAGTCCAGGATGGTTATTTGTAATTACAACTATCACTTTAGGTGTAGGTATAGGTGTTTTAGCACAACCACAACTAATAGTAAGATTTATGACCGTTAGTTCAAAGCAAGAATTAAATAGAGCAGTACTAATTGGTGGAATATTTATTGTTTCAATGACAGGTATAGTTTTTATAGTTGGTTCTTTAACAAATGCTTGGTATTTTGAGTTTAATGAAGGTAAAAATGCATTACAGAGTGCGGGAAGTATTGGTAAAGTAATTCCTCACTTCATAAATACAGCTATGCCTAAATGGTTTGCATTTATTTTTCTGTTTGCTTTAATTTCGGCTGCTATGAGTACACTTTCTTCTCAATTTCATACAATGGGAACAGCAGTAGGTAGAGATTTAATTCAACAAATTAAACCAAAAAGTAATTCTGTCATAGTAACTAGACTTGGAATTATTATTATGATTTCTTTTTCTGTTGCTTTAGCTTATGCATTTGATAAACAGCCAGCAATAATTGCAAGAAGTACAGCAATTTTCTTTGCTTTATGTGCATCAATATTTCTTCCATCATATATTGCAGGGTTATTTTGGAAAAGAATGACAAGAACTGGTGCTATAGCATCTATGTTAGTGGGGCTTCTTTCTTCATCATTCTGGCTTGTCTTTGTTCATTTTAAAGAAGCAAAAGCTTTAGGTATTGCAAAAGCTTTAACAGGAAGTCATTCTGTATTGAGTGGAAAAATTATATTTGTAGATGCTTTAATAATTGCATTACCTTTATCAATTATTACAGCAATAATTGTATCTTTAATGACAAAACCAATGGAAGAAAAACATTTAAACAAATGTTTTAATGACTGA